In Notamacropus eugenii isolate mMacEug1 chromosome 1, mMacEug1.pri_v2, whole genome shotgun sequence, one genomic interval encodes:
- the CIB2 gene encoding calcium and integrin-binding family member 2 isoform X3, which translates to MDYRKNPIVTVPMSVIIQMPEFKENPFKERIVASFSEDGEGNLTFNDFVDMFSVLCESAPRELKASYAFKIYDFNNDNFICKKDLELTLARLTKSELEEEEVVLVCDKVIEEADLDGDGKLSYADFEDMIAKSPDFLSTFHIRI; encoded by the exons ATGGACTACCGAAAGAACCCTATCGTCACTGTGCCCATGTCGGTCATCATACAAATGCCGGAGTTCAAG GAGAATCCCTTCAAGGAGAGAATTGTGGcatctttctctgaagatggtgAGGGGAATCTCACCTTCAATGACTTTGTGGACATGTTCTCAGTCCTCTGTGAGTCAGCGCCCAGGGAACTCAAAGCGAGCTATGCCTTTAAGATCTACG ACTTCAACAATGACAACTTCATCTGCAAGAAAGACCTGGAGCTGACTCTGGCCAGGCTGACCAAGTCAGAACTGGAGGAAGAAGAGGTGGTTCTTGTGTGTGATAAGGTCATCGAGGAGGCTGATCTGGATGGAGATGGAAAACTCAGCTATGCAGACTTTGAAGATATGATTGCTAAGTCTCCTGACTTTCTGAG CACTTTTCACATTCGGATCTGA
- the CIB2 gene encoding calcium and integrin-binding family member 2 isoform X1 — MGNKQTIFTDEQLDNYQDCSFFNRNDILKLHARYYELAPNIVPMDYRKNPIVTVPMSVIIQMPEFKENPFKERIVASFSEDGEGNLTFNDFVDMFSVLCESAPRELKASYAFKIYDFNNDNFICKKDLELTLARLTKSELEEEEVVLVCDKVIEEADLDGDGKLSYADFEDMIAKSPDFLSTFHIRI, encoded by the exons ATGGGGAACAAACAGACGATCTTCACGGACGAGCAGTTGGATAACTACCAG GACTGTTCCTTCTTCAATCGGAATGACATCCTCAA GTTACATGCCCGGTACTACGAGCTAGCGCCCAACATCGTGCCCATGGACTACCGAAAGAACCCTATCGTCACTGTGCCCATGTCGGTCATCATACAAATGCCGGAGTTCAAG GAGAATCCCTTCAAGGAGAGAATTGTGGcatctttctctgaagatggtgAGGGGAATCTCACCTTCAATGACTTTGTGGACATGTTCTCAGTCCTCTGTGAGTCAGCGCCCAGGGAACTCAAAGCGAGCTATGCCTTTAAGATCTACG ACTTCAACAATGACAACTTCATCTGCAAGAAAGACCTGGAGCTGACTCTGGCCAGGCTGACCAAGTCAGAACTGGAGGAAGAAGAGGTGGTTCTTGTGTGTGATAAGGTCATCGAGGAGGCTGATCTGGATGGAGATGGAAAACTCAGCTATGCAGACTTTGAAGATATGATTGCTAAGTCTCCTGACTTTCTGAG CACTTTTCACATTCGGATCTGA
- the CIB2 gene encoding calcium and integrin-binding family member 2 isoform X2 — MMWLHARYYELAPNIVPMDYRKNPIVTVPMSVIIQMPEFKENPFKERIVASFSEDGEGNLTFNDFVDMFSVLCESAPRELKASYAFKIYDFNNDNFICKKDLELTLARLTKSELEEEEVVLVCDKVIEEADLDGDGKLSYADFEDMIAKSPDFLSTFHIRI; from the exons ATGATGTG GTTACATGCCCGGTACTACGAGCTAGCGCCCAACATCGTGCCCATGGACTACCGAAAGAACCCTATCGTCACTGTGCCCATGTCGGTCATCATACAAATGCCGGAGTTCAAG GAGAATCCCTTCAAGGAGAGAATTGTGGcatctttctctgaagatggtgAGGGGAATCTCACCTTCAATGACTTTGTGGACATGTTCTCAGTCCTCTGTGAGTCAGCGCCCAGGGAACTCAAAGCGAGCTATGCCTTTAAGATCTACG ACTTCAACAATGACAACTTCATCTGCAAGAAAGACCTGGAGCTGACTCTGGCCAGGCTGACCAAGTCAGAACTGGAGGAAGAAGAGGTGGTTCTTGTGTGTGATAAGGTCATCGAGGAGGCTGATCTGGATGGAGATGGAAAACTCAGCTATGCAGACTTTGAAGATATGATTGCTAAGTCTCCTGACTTTCTGAG CACTTTTCACATTCGGATCTGA